Genomic window (Phacochoerus africanus isolate WHEZ1 chromosome 1, ROS_Pafr_v1, whole genome shotgun sequence):
CTAACTCTTGATAAAACTCCCACTGAACCTGTAGGACAGCCCAGGTAACACTTAAGGGGGCCTGCCTTGAACTGAGtctcatgcatttcttttttcttttgtcttcttagggctgcacccccccccccccccgcatatggaaattcctagggtaggggtgaatccgagctgtagctgccagcttatgccacagccaaagcaatgctggatccttaagccactgagcgaggctagggattgaaccctcatcctcatggatactagtcgggttcgttaccgctgagccacaacgggaattccctcatGCATTTCTATATGACCAAGCACTTGAGACAAAAACACCTAAGAGCTCtctgagaaatgaatgaatgaatattaacAGCCTGAGCTGTTAGTTCCCACCCCCTCCAACACAGACACACTCTTCTCAGGATCATTCCtttactcctttttttctatTGACCTACCTCAAATGCACACATTCAAAACATTTACTGTTCTCAAAAAGATGTGTGCTCACAACAGCGCTGTTCATACTCCTAGCCCAGCCCCCCTCTCCAAGACTCCTCCCCAAGAAAGCCTCCAGGTATATGTGAAGTGGTTCAGGCTGGAGGACAGTCAGGTCACAAGGACCCTGAATGCTGCCTGCCTCGATTCACGTGTGTGAATGTCTGGGCATGAATTTGTGAATATCAGGAGGGCGAACTCCTCCAGCACAGCAAACCCTATGGGATGTCAAGAAGCTGGCACAGAGCCACCCCGGCGGTGGGGCTGGTGAGTCACCCCAGGTTAACTTGGCTCACATTGCACAAAGCACCCGCCAGGCCCACTGAGTCCTAACCGCCAATACCTGAGCAGCAAGCAGGGTGGGGCCCAGAGGCGGAGAACAACGAAGCTAGGCAGACACTCTGTTGAGCGCAGTAGCGCGCTCAGATTATGTCATCCCTCCGCGCCTAAGAACTGGCAGCTGATTGGCCCCTTGGTTCCGGGGCGTGGCACAGCGGCTGAGGCGAGCGGCGGCGCGCGAGCGGTTGGTCCCTGCTCCTGGATAGAGGCCGGACTCCGTTCCTTCGGAGACTGGCCGGCGGCAGGCATGGCTGGAATACCCACGCCAGGCAGCAGGAGGCGAAGCGGACCCCCGGCACCCAATCCTGGCCCGCCGCGCAGCCCCGGGCACCCTCCGAGCAAGCGGGCCCGGGGCTTCCCAGCTGCCGCCGCTCCTGACCCCGAAGACCCTTTCGGCGCCCATGGGGATTTCACCGCCGACGACCTGGAGGAGCTGGACACCCTCGCGTCACAGGCCCTGAGCCAGTGCCCGACCACGGGTCGGGACATGTCCAGTGAGTGCGCCTCGGGGCCTTTTCCCCCGAGGATCATGCAGCCCTTGCCAGACCCCCTAGAAGACTGGGGAATCCCTCAGCGACCGCTGCCACGGTGTCTTGCACCCACATTACtccttcaccttttaaaaatacaggaacAGCTTGATTTAAGCAGCGGTTGTGCCCGAAAAGGTCCTCTGATTTGGGGGAGAAATATATCAGGAATGTCAGACAGCCTATTTGAAATATAGAAAGCTAGGTTGACATTTTACTTTAGTTCCTATAGTTTGGACCACTAGGATCCTTGGAACATGATTACCACTGCCATCAGAACCCCCACCATTACTGCCTACACATGAGGACCCATTCTTAGGACAGGTTTGAGTGGCTTTAGAACTAATGTCACggccaaagcaatgctgaatccttaagccactgagtgaggccagggattgaaccctcatcctcatggatactagttgggttcattatggctgagccacaactggaattccctcACGCATTTCTATGTGACCAAGCACTTGGGAGAAAAACACCTAAGAGCTCtctgagaaatgaatgaatgaatgagcctgAGCTGTTAGTTCCCACCCCTTCTAACATGGgtccttttcccttttcccatAAGGATAAGAGGGGCTTGGAAGTAGTAAGAGGTAGAAGAGACATTCTTTTATACAACCAATAAATTGTATGAGGTGCCAAACTTTAAGAGCTGCAGACACTTAACagtgaacaaaagacaaaagccccTTCCTTCATGTGCTTACATTCTAGGTGGGAAATAAGTGAAGGCTTGTGGGACTTCACTGACTTCGCTTCATTCCTTGAATTCTCCCTGCTCCTTACCATATAGAAACTGCACATTGCTGTTTCTTATGCATTGAGTATTCTTTCCATCCATTCCCCATCCCCACTCACCTGCTTAATTCCTGCTTGTTCTTCAGCTCTCAGTTCAGTTATCACTTCCCTACAGAAGCCCTCCAGTCATTCACTTGGATCAAATCTCCTAGTATGGGCTTTCCTATATTGGTTCTTTTCTGCAGCTCTTATAACAATTGTGATTTTACATTTATTCGTGTATTTTTTAGTGCCATGTAAGCTGGATGAGTGTAAGGACTGTATCCATTTTGCTCACCACTGTACCTTTCTTTTGAGGCTAAATTGTGCCTGGCATATTGTAGGTCCTCAGTAAATATTGTTGATAATAGATCTCTGAGTTCTGATCAGTGAGACCAGAGCACCTTTCAACTTTAGGTAAGACTCTTAAAAAGGGGTgggaaggaattcctgctgtggcgcagtgtgttaagaatccgactgcagtggcttaggttgcatccccagccaggcacagtgggttaaggatttggaattgccacagctgtgccataggcagtcagtccctggactgggaacttccatgtgccaccagtgtggccataagtggaaaaaaaaattggatgggGAATGGGGAGAGGTTGGCAGGATCTGTTCTTTCATAAGGATTCAATTATGTTCTTATGTTGGACAATACCTATATTGCTTACTATATCTTTCTCTAATTTGCTTTCCAAAGTGATTATTTTCAGCATTGTCtggtaaaaatggaaaaatattgggTCCTGAAAAGTATATGGGAACTGTTTTTTACAGATGTTCAAAAGGTCCCCAGATTAGATGGAATGCCAAAAAATCCTacagggaaaaagagagaaagtgctCCAGTTAATTTTGAATTAGAGGTACTTCAGGTACAATACAAAGAACTTAAAGAAAAGGTAAGTGATTTAACTTGTGTTTTTTATAGTTAATTAATTCACATATGcatatgttattaaaatatatatataagtttaaGAGCCCAGACATTCCTACCATGGCatggcagttaaggatctggtattgtctttgcagtggcatgggttccatccagtgtggccacagtggcaccacaggccacagctgtggctcagattcgattcctggcctgggagcatccatatgcccCGGAtgtgacaaaaagcaaaaaaagagtcCAGATTGATCCCCATGAATTGGGAGAAAGCTATGGAAAGAAAGCCAGAAAATTTTGGTGGAACTAAATCCTGAAATTCCTAACAGCcaaagcaagaaaggaaacacTGTAACACTGTATACCATATCCAAAAAGAGATACAAACTTGTTATAGCATTGAGATAAATTTATAGCATGTCTTAGTTAAAAAACACATCCTAATGGTTACTATTTTCATTAGCAGTTTTGTAAAAAAGCAGAAGTCCTCCATATGACCCTTTACAGTTCCCTAGAAAAACTAAGAACATAACagggagggagtttctgttgtggttcaacaggttaagaacccagaaaaatgtcctgaggatgcaggtttgatccctggcctcagtcagtgggttaaagatccggcgttgctgtgcctctgtggtgtaggttgaagatgcagctctcatccagcattgctatggcataggccggcagctgcactctgattcaacccctagcctgggaacatgtaTATGCCcaaggtgcggccataaaaaaattaataataatgaaaaaaaagaacataatatgagagttcccattgtggcacagcagaaacaaatccggctagtatccatgaggatgtgggttctatccctggcctcaatcagtaagtcagggatccaggattgccaggagctgtggtgtaggtcacagatgttactcaaatcccacatggctgtggtgtaggctggcagctgtagctcttatttgacccctagcatgggaacttccatatgctgtgggtgtggccctaaaaggcaaaaaaaaaaatacatatatatataaaacatggaaTTTCAGTTGGGTGAAGTATATGACCCAGATTGTTTAATATATGTTAGAGCCTACAGAACCTTCATGCTTGAGTGACAAGAATATCCTTAAGCTATCTTGCTGAATATCAGCTGTCCCAGGAATAGGCCTAGTAGATTATGGTGATGTCTGGTTGGTAcagatatatttttgttgttgttgttgttgttgctatttcttgggccgctcccgcagcatatggaggttcccaggctaggggtccaatcggagctacagccaccagcctacaccagagccacagcaacgcgggatccgagccgcatctgcaacctacaccacagctcacggcaacgccggatcgttaacccactgagcaagggcagggaccgaacctgcaacctcatggttcctagtcggattcgttaaccactgcgccacgacgggaactcctttttgttgttgttgttgttgttgttgtgaaacaagtatatatataatttttcctaaCTTTTTACATGATCAATTTGGGATTTACAGATGAAGGCAATGGAAGAAGAAGTCCtcattaaaaatggagaaattaaaattttgcgGGACTCACTGCATCAGACAGAATCCATTCTAGAGGAACAGAGAAGGTCACATTTCCTTCTTGAGCAGGAGAAAACTCAAGCACTCAGtgacaaagaaaaggaattctcCAAAAAGGTGACCCAGAGCATTTGGTTTGCTTGTATGGATATCAGCTTTGCTTGCTCTCTGAGTTTCTTGAGAAGCAATGACAAAAGTTGCTTGTAGATCTTCCAGGAAGATTTCAAGAGTTGTCTTAAATACTTCTGTTACCAACTAATTGCATGTACTTTTTTTCCAGGCTCTGCATGTGGTTTGGAAAGGACTTAGATGAAATTATTTTGCTGTAGTCTAAGTCACTGGCTTACACTTTGCAGGAAGATTTAATTAGGGCTTTTTTTCAGAAACTCAGTTTACCTAGACCAAAAGGAACTATATTGGCTTCCTTATCTAAGTCTAGGGAAAACAGGTGTCTGTGGCCTCAAATGACTTGAGATTTGTCAGGACTCACCTTTACTCCCTGTACTATAAACAGGTTCCATCCTTAGCATAGAGGATGTGTTCTGCAAAAGCTCCTGGGTCATATTTCATAGCTCCAAAGCAGACTGAAGATTTAGGGTTCCTCATctccaagttttaaaattctgaggaagggagttcccattgtggctcaatggtaacgaacccaactagcatccatgaagacgtgggtttgatccctggcctcgctcagtgggttaaggatccagcattaccataagctgtggtgtaggttgcagatgcaggttggatctagtgttgctgtggctgtggtgtaggccggcggctacagctccgatttgacccctagcctgggaacctccatatgctgcacctgtggccctgaaaagaaaatcagtcaaATTCTGAGAAAGGCTCTCACTGGTCTATCCTGAGTTAGCTGCCTGTCCCTGAACTAGTCATTGTAACCAAAGAGATAGTAGCTTCCATTCAAATCAGATGTGAAGAGGTAGGAAAATGATATTTCTTAAGGGAGGAAGATAATGCTCTGGTGAGAAAAACAGTGGGTATCCAGTACCACCCATAGTTTCCTTTCCTTTAGCACTTCCTAAGGCTTCAATCTCAAGGACATGGGGTCCTAGCCTACCACGACTTCATTCAGCTAACTTAGCAGACGCTGAAGCACTAACCTGAGCCCAGCACTAACAGCAGTAATTGGCTTTCCATATACATGATGAAGAGCAAGGGATTTGCAGTCAGACAAACCAGAGTTTGATTCCAGGCTTTATCACATTCAAGTGGTGACCTTAGGGTAATGATTTATGCTCTCTGACTCATTTCTTTAATCTGTTCCAGGAAATAACCAGAAGGGTTGCTCTGAGACTTAAATGGTCTTGCACTTGTGTCTGGTGCTCTGCCTGGCATGAAGTATGCTGAGGAAATGGCAACAGTTACTGCTGGCCAGAGCAGCAGGTCTCCCCACACTGCACAGGGTTTTGGTAAAACTCTTCCAAATATTCAGCCCAGACTTTCAGGAAGATCTGGATTGTACTTCACCATGTTCACTAAAAGGTCTACATGTTTACCATGAGATACGCACCTTGTCAAGCTATGTGCTAgacattttatattcattattcttCCTTAATCCCCCCAACAATGAAGATAGGTATCAAAAAAATGGAAGGTCACAGAGTCTGAATAAATTGTGTTTGAACCCTCACAAACTACCTAGCAATAGTTCAGGGCAAAAGATCTTTCTAGAATACCATGCTGTCTGAGGAAGAAGACTGAAGCTTGATAATTTAGGACATTTATGTCACAGCAGACCATTATACAATTTCTCAATGTGTTTTGCCTTTACTAGCTTGTTGAAGCCCAGAGATGCTTCTGTGTATGTGATGGGGATGCTACAGATATGCTTCCTTTGCCTTCCAGCTCCAGTCATTGCAGTCTGAGCTCCAGTTTAAAGATGcagagatgaatgaattaaggacAAAGCTTCAAAGCAGTGAACGAGCAAATAAACTAGCTGCTCCCTCCATTTCCCATGCCAGGTAACGGTGGTGCTGGAGGGAGTGTTCAGTTTTGCATCATTCAGTAAAAATCTGAATAACAGTGTCACGCTAGATCTAAATGAAGGCCATTCAGACTCTGCCACTGGGGCAGAGATGCTCTTCCCCAAGGCCTCACAGGTGGTCTGGATGAGACTGGAAAGCTTTGGGGCATAATGGCATAAAGGCTCCACTCTCTAGATGCGCTTCCTCCTTGTAGGAGCTTATAAACACAACTCCTCGGGATGAGAAAAGGCTGGAAAGATGATCTCCAAACTTTTGGAGTGGACCAGTcctcatttttatgtaatttgttTCAAATAAGTGATTTTACCCCAATCCtagatgtatttcttttctttttctttttttttttttcctttttagagctatacctgcagcatatggaagttcctaggctaggggtcaaatgggagcctgtagctgctggcctacaccacagccacagcaacacaggatctgagccaggactgcgacctacactgtagctcatggcaatgctggatccttaacccactgagcgaggccagggatcaaacctgcatcctcatggctgctagtcagattcgttcctgctgagccacaatgggtacgcCTGTAGATGTATTTCAGTCCCAACTGCTTGGaatattctttctcatttatttccctGGGACCTTTGTCCAACACTCCCCACCTTTGCTGCAGATGTGATCAGCTTGTTAATGGTCTGTCCTGTCCCCTGACAGAGAAATCTGTCACTCTGTATCAGCCTTGATATTTGAAtaatgtgggttgtctttttctggTATTgaatattctgctgcttttgcttATAATGGGTTTGAAATTGAACTCTTCTTGCTTTGCAAAGTCCAGGTAAGACAGGAGAGCAGAAGAGGTCTAGCCACACCTCTTCACACACCACTAACAGGTGGGCCTCAGCATTGCTTGatctgatcagtgggttaagactgcTTCTCTAACAAAGACACTGGCACCAAGAACTGGTTCAGTTTTCAAGTTGCAAGACACAACACACCTTTTACTAGACCCtctttctactgaaaaatctttGAATTCAGCACCTCACTATTAAAGAAAGGGTTgttccagcaggttaaggatccagcatcatcactgcttgGATCACTAccatggtatgggttcaatccctagcttgggaacttccacatactgcaggggcagccaacataaataaataaatgaattacaaGGCTGTactgcacaacacagggaatatagccaatattttataataaccaaaaaatggagtataacttttaaaaattgtgaatcactatattataaACCTGTAACTAATTATTGTATAGCAAAtacatttcagtttaaaaaaaagaaaaaaaaaaacaggtttttccaaattgaaaatgttttttggtGGAACTGGGAATAGTAATGGAATTATGGCCAGTAATCTTGGATGATTAGAAGAacggagaaataaatgaaagatttttttcaacaatttgGATCAAAATACATTGAATTTTGCACTACTGTCCTGTCAAAGAATGACTAATGTATAATAGATAAAACGTTTAGTCGAATCACCAAGAAATGAAAAGTTCAAAGTTTTTTAGTCTTATAACCAAATATTTAAATGGTGTTAAGCAGAatcattattttgctttcatagTTATCTTTTTCCAGTCCTAGGAAAAGCCCTTCTGTGGTTATAAAGCCAGAAGCATCTCCACAATTTGGGAAACCATCTTTCCCTACAAAGGAGTCTTTTAGTGCTAACATGTCCCTTTCCCACCCCTGCCAGACAGAGCCAGAATACAAGTCCCTGACGGGCAGAGAGGGTAAGTCAGTCTATCCATCATCTGTTGCTCTGTATCCTCAGACTATTTCAGTTTGTGGCTTGaaacaatgaatatttatttctcctcatTTCTTTGCATCAGCAATTCTAACAGCACAGTGGGGATGGCTCATCAGCAGGAGGTGAAGCTTCTAGTTCAAGGTGGCTCACTTACATGTCTGGGAGTGGAACTCCTCTCCACATGTGAGCCTCTGCACAGGTCTAGTTTGCTGACCTCATAACCTTGAAGATGGCTTCCTTAAGAgctagcaggagttcctgttgtggcgcagcggaaacaaatccaactaggaatcatgaggttgtgggttcaatccttaaccctcgctcagtgggttaaggatccggcgttgctatgagctgtggtgtaggtcatagacatggctcagatccagcgttgctgtggctgtggcgtaggtcagcagctacagctccagtttgacctccatatgccaaaagtatggccctaaaaagaaaaaaaaaaaaacccaaaactagcAAACTCAGCTGAGTAGAAGCtatccctccccccccttttttttttgtctctttagggtagcaccccaggcatatggaagctcccaggctaggggtccattcagagccatagccactggccatAACAATGTAGAATGCAaggcctcgtctgcaacctacatcacagctcatagcaacgccggatccttaacccactgagcaaggccagggatcaaacccatggcctcatggatattagtcagggttagtcaccactgacccacaatgggaactccaaagctatccttttttttttttttttgctttttaagcccacacatgcagcatatggagcttcctggctaggggttggagctacagctgctggcctacaccacagcacagcaacacagtatccgagccgcgtccgtgacctacacaccacagctcccagcatcgctggatccttaacccactgagcgaggccagggatggaacccacaacctcatggttcctagtcggattcgtttctactgcaccatgatgggaactcctccaaagccATTGTTTTTACAGCCTTGCCTTAGAAGTCACATTCTATTTGTCAGAAGTGAGTCACTCAATCTGGGTTGTgttcaaagagaaggaaactaGGCTACATCCTTTGAATAGAAGTATGTCAAAGAATTTGCAGGCATACTTTTAAATCTCCACAAGCAGCATCCGTTGACATGCCAGAAACACAGCTAGTGTGCAGGAATATATGTTCCCTTCATAGCCCAGCCTTGAGTTTATACAGCTTTGTCCAGGCTGAGGGAATGCTACTGCTTTCTAGAAAATCTAGCATTGGTACGTTTTCACTCTGAAACTGTGCCATACCAGTTTATTTGGGAATTCAGATACATTGCCTCTCTCCTACGGCCATCAACCCTTTGAAGTCACTGACATCATGCCACCCGAGAGAACCCCAGCTACTCATGTTTTTTGTCATCTATCAACTCCAAGAGGGTTATAGGGTCGTGTTATGAACAGGCAGTAGAGCCCACCAGACTGGCTTCCTGGCTTGTATGATTTGGACAGTTCTCTTAATCTTGGTGTCTCAGTTTTCCCAAATATAAAACAGAGCCAATGATAACACCTCACGGTAGCATTGCTGTGAGGAAAAAGTGAGCTGGCATgtgtaaaactcttagaacagtgtctggcacataataagaaCCATATAAATGTTGGGGTTACTGCTTTTATGTTATTGCTTGATTTTGAAGTAGGGTAAACaattgaattttctttcctttcctttcttttccttatgcAAGTTCCTGTTTTATGTGAGGAAGGCAAAGATGTGAAGGTTCTTGAGTTGCTTTGGCTCTTGTTTTGATTCAAAGTTGAAGAAGTAGAACAATGTATGTTTTAAACTCATTAaatttaacagttttctgataaaCTTGTGCTTTTGTGCTcaagttttgattcacattttatCTAGTTTCAGAGAATAAGGCCCATAGCCTGGGAGATGACCCCATAAAGCAAGAAGAGTCTCAGAAAAGTCTTACTTATAGCTGGATGCAAAGCTCAAACACTCAAGGTACCAGAATCCTTGCTGCTTCTGCAGGAGGCCTGCATGGGTCCCATCATCCTCTCCGATACTGCAGTGGAATTGCCTAGGGAACTGCCCCAGGCTCTGAGAACCAGCACACCAGGCGGTGCTTTAGAGGGTCCAGGGAAGTAGTAGTCTGTGACTTAagcagaaaactacaaaatggaAGGGGCCATGATCAAGGATGCCCCAGAGCCTTCACCACCCACGGGCATCTCAAGGGGGCTTAGTGGCAGTTTAGAGGACAGCTGGCATTCCCGTATCAGAACCTTCTATAGTCACCTTGTCTTCTACAGGTTCCATTTTGATAAACCTTCTCCTGAAGCAGCCTTTGATCCCAGGGTCATCCCTAGGTCTCTGCCACCTCCTGAGCAGTTGTTCTGAGGCTCCTGCTGGTACCCTGTTGCAGCTCCCAGGGCTTGGCAGGTAAGCATAAGGCTCCTAAAAAGCTTGTTTAGGAAAGAGTTTCTAGAAAGCAAGTCTCTATCTGGTCCTGACCAGCCTAGGAGGTATGCTCTGGGGAAGGAAACTAGAGAATTTAGCAGGCAGGTTGTTCGGGGCCCTTGACCTTATTTCCCTCTCACacttgtgtgttttcttttgtatctgTTGCTAGTACCTTGACTGGAATCTCAAGCCTGAGGACCACAGGTTCTCGTGATGGGTCATTTCCCCTCTCGGCCCTGAGAGAAGCACAGAACCTGGCACTTACTGGGCTGAATCTGGTGTCCAGGAATGAAGGCTTCTGTGACAGACATCCAGCAGAGGCAGGCAGAAGAGCCTTCCCACTCTGCCAGCTTCCTGGAGCTGTGCATCTCCTCCCTCTGGTACAGTTCTTTATTGGCTTACATTGCCAGGCTCTGCAGGATTTGGCAGCAGCGAAGAGAAGCGGAGTCCCTGGGGACTCACCAACACATCCCTCCTGCGTGAGCTCTGGGGTAGAGGCCAACCCTGAGGACTCACTTTGCAACCTGGAAGGCTTCTCTGTGGCCTCACTTAGTGTCCTTCAGCACCTGGTGTGCCACAGCGGAGCAGTCGTCTGCCTGTTACTGTCAGGAGCGGGCACAGATTCTGCTGTAAAAGAAGGAGACCAGAGTCTGGTTCATGGACATGGCCACAGGGATGTGACCTCAGTGCCAGCAGGGCTTGCCGATGACCAAGACCAGCATCCACTATTGAAGATGCTTCTTCAACTCTTGGCTTTCTCTTCAGCAGCAGCAGGTCACCTTCAAGCCAGTGTCCTCAGCCAGTGCCTTAAGGTTTTGGTGAAATTAGCTGAAAATGCTTCGTTTGATTTCTTGCCCAGGTATAACACAGCATTGGAGTCATGATTCCTTGTGGGTCTTACCCAGCCTCCTGAGGTCTATCCTGTGGCCCCTGTACTTGCTCCCATCTTGACTCGTCCATACTGCTCAGCTCTAAGCCTTAGTTTTAGGTTCTGAGGCTTAGCTCAGGGAGTTCTGAAGTGATGGGAAGTGGAGCCAGGTGTTAGAAGACCCAAGGAAGTGGTTTATTTGGCTTAATTCTGCCTCTGGACCTCAGGTAAGCAAAAGACACATGTGATAAAAGGCCATTAGTCACTGTGGAAGAGTGCCTTGCCAAGACAGACATAAGCAGAACTAAAAGACTGAAGCTGGGACATGGATGGGGTAAACACCACATATCACAACCATATCGAAGTTTAGTTTGGTGGGCTCTCCTGAGGAAGCAGAGGGTATGCAGAGGGCCTGCAGCTACAAGCTGACCTTGCTGGGAAGCTGTCCATCATCATGAGCCATACGTTACTTGCTCCTCTTAAGGTCTGTTGGAAGTGGTAGTACAGTGAACATAGCTCGGAACATTATTGTCATAAATTCCTAGTTTTGGATTCCAGATCTTCAACACTGGGAAGGTAAACACCCCCACCAGTTTCCTTATCTTATAATTCGACTTCTAGATCCTGGTTTCCATATGAATATATTTGGGCTTGCCTGGTCCATCCTAAAGGTGGTGCTCAGAGCTGGACACTGTACTGCAGAGTGTAGTCTGGACAGCATGTAAGCACAGAACCATCACCCAGGTGCCTGGCAGGAGCCCAGCTCATAATGGCTggttgcttcattttttttttttaatttaacttttttttttaagtcttctctttcatttttaaaaattctaagtgctttacaatttCCAGAtgtttcacacacatgatttcatataatcccataataaccctttttaaaaatcccttatcCCTATATTgccctttcccccttccttctccccactggtaaccactagtttgttctgtatatctgtgagtctgcttctttttggtCATATTCACTAGTCTGCTgagttttttagattctacatataagtgatatcatacagtatttgtctttctctgacatatttcaGTTAACATAATGCCCTTCAaatccatcaatgttgctgcaaatggcaaaaatttgttcctttttatggctggttaatattcaattgtgtacctatatacaacatcttctttatccattcatttggggtttttttgtttgttttttttttttgtctttttgctatttctttgggccactcccgcagcatatggaggttcccaggctaggggtcgaatcggagctgtagccaccggcctacaccagagccacagcaacacgggatccgagccgcatctgcgacctacaccacagctcacagcaacgcctgatggttaacccactgagcaagggcagggaccgaacccgcaacctcatggttcctagtcggattcgttaaccactgcgccacgacgggaactcctatccattcatttgttaatggacacttaggttgcttctacagCTTGGCAATTGTAGAAGGTTGCTGTGaacaagtatcttttcaaattagtgtttttctttttttcttttggatatatatccaggagtgaaactgctactttttttttttgagaaccctTTATACTGTTCCACattggctgcacaaatttaccttcccaccaacagtataggagagtttctttttctccacatcttcaccaacatttgttacttgtgctccttttaatgatagccattctaacctgtgtgaggtaatatctcattatgatactgatttgcatttccctaat
Coding sequences:
- the ATRIP gene encoding LOW QUALITY PROTEIN: ATR-interacting protein (The sequence of the model RefSeq protein was modified relative to this genomic sequence to represent the inferred CDS: deleted 1 base in 1 codon), producing MAGIPTPGSRRRSGPPAPNPGPPRSPGHPPSKRARGFPAAAAPDPEDPFGAHGDFTADDLEELDTLASQALSQCPTTGRDMSNVQKVPRLDGMPKNPTGKKRESAPVNFELEVLQVQYKELKEKMKAMEEEVLIKNGEIKILRDSLHQTESILEEQRRSHFLLEQEKTQALSDKEKEFSKKLQSLQSELQFKDAEMNELRTKLQSSERANKLAAPSISHASPRKSPSVVIKPEASPQFGKPSFPTKESFSANMSLSHPCQTEPEYKSLTGREVSENKAHSLGDDPIKQEESQKSLTYSWMQSSNTQGSILINLLLKQPLIPGSSLGLCHLLSSCSEAPAGTLLQLPGLGSTLTGISSLRTTGSRDGSFPLSALREAQNLALTGLNLVSRNEGFCDRHPAEAGRRAFPLCQLPGAVHLLPLVQFFIGLHCQALQDLAAAKRSGVPGDSPTHPSCVSSGVEANPEDSLCNLEGFSVASLSVLQHLVCHSGAVVCLLLSGAGTDSAVKEGDQSLVHGHGHRDVTSVPAGLADDQDQHPLLKMLLQLLAFSSAAAGHLQASVLSQCLKVLVKLAENASFDFLPRFQCVFRVLPQCLRPETPLPGVLLTVELLSLLADHEKLAPQLCSHSEGCLLLLLYMYITSRPDKAASETQWLQLEQEAVWLLAKLGVQSPSSPVTGSSCQCNVEVVRALTVMLHRQWLTVQRAGALPRTDQQKRTVRCLRDTVLLLHSLSQKDKLFTVHCVEVLHQYDQVMPGVSMLIRGLPDVTDCEEAALDDLCATEPDVDDPEMDCG